The following are from one region of the Stigmatella ashevillena genome:
- a CDS encoding pectin acetylesterase-family hydrolase: MKRHLLLGLLALVASPGLARGEVLLPAIIDLVVDGGNTYPWQKVELPGTKCGNGSQYKFFVHKTGSPNVLFLLEGGGACWDYDTCSGRAGVLGAANPNGIAEDYMQQITAKYVSPLVNGADPGLPGRSRTDLVTKGWNIVYLPYCTGDVHVGNNAATYVDQTGANPPLAWNHSGYTNTLAAANYAKTQFPSVQKLLVTGYSAGGAATSSAYYFIRRAINPAKGYLLNDSGPIHLAPNITFDSRPLHDTIRQSWNLNSVFSLLPASFSQGDFGTINRMVAREFPNDQLAYTGYLRDYNYSRFSYERFHSPNDKESVLSHWKKDQDKLVAELNLYPNFSYFIPYERPINASHCSTIITFVGSHACQKMEKKRYPWEYLEWPFVQNYKCYSEFVTMDVFLQRFVNENQRVRIYEPPNGYNADDPGMSVLAPLLNGALGG; encoded by the coding sequence ATGAAGCGCCATCTTCTCCTGGGCCTTCTGGCCCTCGTAGCCTCGCCCGGGCTCGCCCGCGGCGAAGTGCTCTTACCCGCAATCATCGATCTCGTCGTCGACGGAGGAAACACCTACCCCTGGCAGAAGGTGGAATTGCCAGGGACCAAGTGCGGCAATGGCTCGCAGTACAAGTTCTTCGTCCACAAGACGGGCTCGCCCAACGTGCTGTTCCTGCTCGAAGGTGGCGGCGCGTGCTGGGACTACGACACCTGTAGCGGCCGCGCCGGAGTGCTGGGCGCCGCCAATCCGAACGGCATCGCGGAAGACTACATGCAGCAAATCACCGCGAAGTACGTCTCGCCGCTCGTGAACGGCGCGGACCCGGGCCTGCCGGGCCGCTCCCGGACCGATCTGGTCACGAAGGGCTGGAACATCGTCTATCTGCCGTACTGCACGGGTGACGTGCACGTGGGCAACAACGCCGCCACCTACGTGGATCAGACTGGGGCGAACCCGCCGCTCGCCTGGAACCACTCCGGCTACACCAACACCCTGGCCGCGGCCAACTACGCCAAGACGCAGTTCCCCAGCGTGCAGAAGCTGCTCGTCACCGGCTACAGCGCCGGCGGGGCGGCCACCTCGTCCGCGTACTACTTCATCCGCCGCGCCATCAACCCCGCGAAGGGCTACCTGCTGAACGACTCGGGCCCCATCCACCTGGCGCCGAACATCACCTTCGACTCGCGGCCGCTGCACGACACGATCCGCCAGTCGTGGAACCTCAACTCGGTGTTCTCGCTGCTGCCGGCCTCCTTCAGCCAGGGCGACTTCGGCACCATCAACCGCATGGTGGCCCGGGAGTTCCCCAATGATCAGCTCGCCTACACGGGCTACCTGCGCGACTACAACTACTCGCGCTTCTCCTACGAGCGCTTCCACTCGCCCAACGACAAGGAGTCGGTGCTCAGCCACTGGAAGAAGGATCAGGACAAGCTCGTCGCGGAGCTGAACCTCTACCCGAACTTCAGCTACTTCATCCCCTACGAGCGCCCCATCAACGCCAGCCACTGCAGCACGATCATCACCTTCGTCGGCTCCCACGCCTGCCAGAAGATGGAGAAGAAGCGCTACCCGTGGGAGTACCTCGAGTGGCCGTTCGTGCAGAACTACAAGTGCTACAGCGAGTTCGTGACGATGGACGTCTTCCTGCAGCGCTTCGTCAATGAGAACCAGCGCGTCCGCATCTACGAGCCGCCCAACGGCTACAACGCGGATGATCCGGGGATGAGCGTGCTCGCCCCGCTGCTCAACGGCGCCCTGGGCGGTTAG
- a CDS encoding immunoglobulin-like domain-containing protein → MDSRGKEFWLTFPGNYGYSTPTLTIFITGEQATTGTVEIPGMGFSRNFEVVPGQATPVTLPGTAQLTTSDLVESKGIHITAGEEIAVYGLNRVKASTDAFLGLPTDILGTDYLALGFKNTGVVNGTQFGLVATEDNTVITITPTARAGSHAAEAPFSITLGRGQTYQLRSTQSDQADLSGSSLHSTHPIAVFGGHECANIPDGDTYACDHLVEQLPPTTTWGKSFATVPLKTRNNGDTFRFVAAKNGTEVSINGTAVATLARGQVHQQIIQGMAHISSTQPILVAQYSNSSSYDGVTSDPFMMLIPPYEQFLAQYTVTAPQGGFQYNFINVVVPSSAVQGFRLDGALVPEGEFTVIGASGFSGAQLSVSHGAHHLAADLPFGAFMYGFDDYDSYGYAGGMSLAPVAVAASLTVTPEDSSGPVQSDHCLTATLLDTNGQPVTGVRVDWAVAGVHTLAGFGNTDNAGQNVFCYTGTLTGGDAIAASVGSLSDTGTRTWESLAPANRAPVALCKDVILGGACGPVSGSVNQGSYDPDEGDTFTCVQTPGGPYTPGTHTVKLTCTDAAGLSASCQATVRVERGTSPGETTLVLNGESPMLLQCGVDVWNDPGASATDMCGKPLAIRKFNSGDDDMDGVPGSQDPDDYGPGPNTGAEGTYSVQYMAIDSKWNVVSAIRQVTVDDTLPPTLTLNGPAQMTIACGSAFVDPRVTAHDQCYGDLSASVTQQGRVQPHTVGTYTLTYSVRDSSYNWATPLSRTVVVEDKQGPVLEPKPVVSLWPATGELRPVLLSDCAKASDVCEYWADIQSQGTITSITSDEPEDAAGDEDGNTRYDINITGKASALLRAERNTAGNGRVYTLYFTVKDRAGNPTRSSCKVQVPVSEQVPAGDDGMGAGYSVP, encoded by the coding sequence ATGGACAGCCGTGGCAAGGAGTTCTGGCTGACATTCCCAGGCAACTACGGCTATTCCACCCCCACGCTGACAATCTTCATCACCGGCGAGCAGGCCACCACGGGCACGGTGGAGATTCCCGGCATGGGGTTCTCCAGGAACTTCGAGGTCGTCCCGGGCCAGGCCACTCCTGTGACTCTTCCCGGGACGGCTCAGCTCACCACCTCGGATCTGGTGGAGAGCAAGGGCATCCACATCACGGCCGGCGAGGAGATTGCCGTCTACGGACTGAACCGCGTCAAGGCCTCCACGGATGCGTTCCTGGGCCTGCCCACGGACATCCTGGGCACGGATTACCTGGCGCTCGGATTCAAGAACACCGGTGTTGTCAACGGCACACAATTTGGCCTGGTGGCCACGGAAGACAACACGGTCATCACCATCACCCCCACGGCGAGGGCAGGCTCTCACGCAGCAGAGGCCCCCTTCTCCATCACCCTTGGCCGGGGACAGACCTATCAGTTGCGCAGCACCCAGTCGGACCAAGCCGATCTCTCCGGTTCCTCCCTCCACTCCACCCATCCCATCGCGGTCTTTGGCGGACACGAGTGCGCCAACATTCCCGATGGGGACACCTATGCGTGTGATCACCTCGTCGAGCAACTCCCACCGACGACCACCTGGGGCAAGAGCTTCGCAACCGTTCCGCTCAAGACCCGAAACAATGGGGACACCTTCCGATTCGTGGCGGCCAAGAACGGGACCGAGGTGAGCATCAACGGCACGGCCGTGGCCACGCTGGCCCGGGGGCAGGTCCACCAGCAGATCATCCAAGGCATGGCGCACATCTCGTCCACTCAACCCATCCTGGTGGCCCAGTACTCGAACAGCTCCAGCTACGACGGCGTGACGTCCGATCCGTTCATGATGCTCATCCCACCCTACGAGCAATTCCTGGCCCAGTACACGGTCACCGCCCCCCAGGGCGGTTTTCAATACAACTTCATCAACGTGGTGGTCCCTTCGTCCGCCGTCCAAGGCTTTCGGCTCGACGGAGCCCTTGTCCCGGAGGGCGAGTTCACCGTCATCGGCGCCAGCGGGTTTTCGGGCGCCCAGCTCTCGGTAAGCCATGGCGCGCACCACCTCGCGGCCGACCTGCCCTTCGGGGCTTTCATGTATGGGTTTGACGACTATGACTCCTATGGCTACGCAGGCGGCATGTCCCTGGCGCCCGTGGCCGTGGCCGCCAGCCTGACCGTCACCCCCGAGGACAGCAGCGGTCCGGTCCAGAGCGACCACTGCCTGACCGCCACCCTGCTCGACACGAATGGGCAGCCCGTGACGGGGGTCCGCGTGGACTGGGCCGTGGCCGGGGTGCACACGCTCGCCGGGTTCGGCAACACCGACAACGCCGGACAGAATGTCTTCTGCTACACGGGCACCCTGACGGGCGGCGACGCCATCGCCGCGTCCGTGGGCTCGCTCTCGGATACCGGCACACGAACCTGGGAGAGCCTCGCGCCGGCCAACCGCGCCCCCGTGGCCCTCTGCAAGGATGTCATCCTGGGCGGCGCTTGCGGCCCGGTGAGCGGCTCGGTGAACCAGGGCTCATATGATCCCGACGAGGGCGATACCTTCACCTGTGTTCAAACGCCCGGTGGGCCGTACACGCCAGGCACCCACACGGTGAAGCTCACTTGCACCGACGCGGCGGGGCTGTCCGCCTCGTGCCAAGCCACGGTCCGCGTAGAAAGGGGCACGAGCCCGGGAGAGACCACCCTGGTGCTCAACGGCGAGAGCCCCATGCTGCTCCAGTGCGGCGTGGATGTCTGGAATGATCCCGGCGCGAGCGCCACGGACATGTGCGGCAAGCCGCTGGCCATCCGCAAGTTCAACTCCGGCGATGACGACATGGACGGCGTTCCGGGCAGCCAGGATCCGGACGACTACGGACCCGGCCCCAACACGGGCGCCGAGGGCACCTACTCGGTGCAGTACATGGCCATCGACTCGAAATGGAACGTGGTGAGCGCCATCCGTCAGGTCACCGTGGATGACACCTTGCCGCCCACCCTGACGCTCAATGGCCCGGCGCAGATGACCATCGCGTGCGGCAGCGCGTTCGTGGACCCCCGCGTGACCGCCCACGACCAGTGCTACGGCGACCTCTCCGCCTCCGTCACCCAGCAGGGCCGGGTCCAGCCCCACACGGTGGGCACCTACACCCTCACCTACTCGGTCCGGGACAGCTCATACAACTGGGCCACGCCCCTCTCCCGGACGGTCGTGGTGGAGGACAAGCAGGGCCCAGTCCTAGAGCCCAAGCCTGTCGTGTCCCTGTGGCCGGCCACGGGGGAGCTGCGCCCGGTGCTGCTGAGCGACTGCGCCAAGGCCAGCGATGTGTGCGAGTACTGGGCGGACATCCAGTCCCAGGGAACCATCACCTCCATCACCAGCGACGAGCCGGAGGATGCGGCGGGCGACGAGGACGGAAACACCCGGTACGACATCAACATCACCGGCAAGGCTTCCGCGCTGCTGCGCGCGGAGCGCAACACCGCCGGTAACGGCCGCGTGTACACCCTCTACTTCACGGTGAAGGACCGCGCGGGCAATCCCACCCGCAGCAGTTGCAAGGTCCAGGTGCCCGTGTCCGAGCAGGTTCCCGCAGGGGATGACGGGATGGGCGCCGGCTACAGCGTGCCGTGA
- a CDS encoding carbohydrate binding domain-containing protein — translation MTRWSIRPLPWALLLAGLSPAAFAGTATVYYYTPYKGWSTPYIHHDASGAWTAVPGTQMGTACNDWRVKVITTGTGSTFQATFTDGQNHWDNLNNQSGANYLIPTQGTHQVKNGQLLANAANPCSTDTQAPTTPAGLAKGSVTASSVSLSWTASTDNVGVTGYAVSRNGAQVGTATGTTFTDTGLTAGTSYSYTVKALDAAGNVSAASAALAVTTATVGTNQAEVYYFTQSRGWSSVNIHYAPTGGTWTTPPGVAMNESACTGWVKKTVSLGSATGLAATFNNGSVWDNNGNANYALGTGLSTVKDGVVTANATSPCVTLPPDTTAPSVPSGVSTSVSYTQINVSWTASTDDRGVVGYEITRTGGTQGTKTSSSSITAYSDTGLNARTAYSYTIKALDAAGNKSSASTAVQATTGDAPPVPEGGQPLGGDIRGDSIYFVMTARFFDGDASNNRGGSMHTKSGNAANNDPMFRGDFKGLIQKLDYIKALGFSAVWITPVVLNRSDYDYHGYHAWDFNKVDPRLESAGASYQELINAAHAKGIKIIQDVVYNHSSRWGAKGLWSAKVYGVRDSQWSWYYDAPVSSFEYNGLNVEPTSGKSYYNGDLWSTAEPSGNTCRNWGMPTGSYSQEGYRIYNCQWPNPTSGMFPSQYFHQCWIGNWEGEDSRSCWIHEDLADFNTESTPVQTFLIDTYNKYIDMGVDGFRIDTAVHIPRVTWNRRFLPAARQHAEQRFGAKGKDFFMFGEVGSFVNDKWNRGSVNHSAQFFTWKERKDYTSNDVQAALDQYNDENTLGTGNQPTSTNAFLQGNAYHTPDHSQFSGMSVIDMRMHMNFGEASNAFWNGKDSDDSYNDATYNVVYVDSHDYGPNKSSTRYAGGTDAWAENMSLMWTFRGVPTLYYGSEIEFQQGKPIDCGPTCALATTGRAYYGDNIEGSVVASDFGTVSTATGKVAETLNKPLVKHLQRLNQIRRRIPALQKGQYSTDSVSGSMAFKRRFTDSATGVDSFALVTVSGGATFTAIPNGTYKDAITGDVKAVSNGTLSASVSGKGNLRVYVLDLPGNPAPGKIGSDGPYLKP, via the coding sequence ATGACGCGTTGGAGCATTCGCCCTCTGCCATGGGCCCTCTTGCTGGCAGGGCTGAGCCCGGCAGCTTTCGCAGGCACTGCCACAGTCTATTATTACACGCCCTATAAAGGCTGGAGCACCCCCTACATCCACCACGACGCCAGTGGTGCATGGACTGCCGTTCCGGGCACCCAGATGGGCACCGCCTGCAACGACTGGCGGGTCAAGGTCATCACCACCGGTACGGGCAGCACCTTCCAAGCCACCTTCACGGATGGGCAGAACCACTGGGACAATCTCAACAACCAGTCTGGCGCCAACTACCTCATCCCCACGCAGGGGACGCATCAGGTCAAGAACGGGCAATTGCTCGCCAACGCGGCCAATCCCTGCTCAACGGACACCCAGGCTCCGACGACCCCGGCGGGCCTGGCAAAGGGCAGCGTGACGGCCTCCTCGGTATCCCTCTCTTGGACGGCCTCCACCGACAACGTGGGCGTGACAGGCTATGCCGTCTCCCGCAATGGAGCCCAGGTCGGCACCGCCACCGGAACCACTTTCACGGACACGGGCCTCACGGCGGGCACCTCCTATTCCTATACCGTGAAGGCCCTGGACGCGGCGGGCAACGTCTCTGCCGCCAGCGCCGCGCTGGCGGTGACGACGGCCACGGTGGGGACAAATCAGGCCGAGGTCTACTACTTCACCCAGAGCCGGGGCTGGAGTTCCGTCAACATCCACTACGCGCCCACGGGTGGCACCTGGACCACGCCGCCCGGGGTGGCGATGAACGAGTCCGCCTGCACGGGCTGGGTCAAAAAGACAGTCTCTCTCGGCTCGGCCACCGGGTTGGCCGCGACCTTCAACAATGGCTCTGTGTGGGACAACAACGGGAACGCGAACTACGCCCTGGGCACCGGGCTCAGCACCGTGAAGGACGGCGTCGTCACCGCGAATGCAACGTCGCCCTGTGTGACACTGCCCCCCGACACCACGGCCCCCTCCGTCCCCTCGGGCGTGAGCACCTCGGTGAGCTATACCCAGATCAACGTGTCCTGGACGGCCTCGACGGATGACCGGGGGGTGGTGGGCTACGAAATCACCCGGACCGGGGGCACACAGGGAACCAAGACCTCGAGTTCCAGCATCACGGCTTACAGCGACACTGGCCTGAATGCACGCACCGCCTACAGCTACACCATCAAGGCCCTCGATGCGGCCGGCAACAAGTCCTCCGCCAGCACCGCCGTTCAGGCCACGACGGGCGATGCGCCCCCCGTGCCCGAGGGCGGCCAACCCTTGGGAGGAGACATCCGCGGCGATTCCATCTACTTCGTCATGACCGCGCGTTTCTTCGACGGAGATGCATCCAACAACCGCGGCGGCAGCATGCACACCAAGTCCGGAAACGCGGCCAACAACGATCCCATGTTCCGGGGTGACTTCAAGGGGCTCATCCAGAAGCTGGACTACATCAAGGCCCTGGGCTTCTCCGCCGTCTGGATTACCCCGGTGGTGCTGAACCGCTCGGATTATGACTACCATGGCTACCATGCCTGGGATTTCAACAAGGTCGATCCGCGCCTGGAGTCCGCCGGTGCGTCCTACCAGGAGCTGATCAACGCCGCCCACGCCAAGGGCATCAAGATCATCCAGGATGTGGTCTACAACCACTCCAGCCGCTGGGGCGCCAAGGGGTTGTGGTCCGCCAAGGTCTACGGGGTGCGCGACAGCCAGTGGTCTTGGTACTACGACGCGCCCGTCTCCAGCTTCGAGTACAACGGGCTCAACGTCGAGCCCACCAGCGGCAAGTCCTATTACAACGGCGATCTCTGGTCCACGGCGGAGCCTTCCGGCAACACGTGCCGCAACTGGGGCATGCCCACGGGCTCTTACAGCCAGGAGGGCTACCGCATCTACAATTGCCAGTGGCCCAATCCCACATCGGGCATGTTCCCCTCCCAGTATTTCCACCAGTGCTGGATTGGAAACTGGGAGGGCGAGGACTCACGCAGCTGCTGGATTCACGAGGACCTGGCGGACTTCAACACCGAGAGCACGCCGGTGCAGACCTTCCTCATCGACACGTACAACAAATACATCGACATGGGCGTGGATGGCTTCCGCATCGACACCGCGGTCCACATTCCGCGCGTCACCTGGAACCGGCGTTTCCTGCCCGCCGCCCGTCAGCATGCCGAGCAGCGCTTCGGCGCCAAGGGCAAAGACTTCTTCATGTTCGGAGAGGTCGGCTCGTTCGTGAACGACAAGTGGAACCGGGGTTCCGTCAACCACTCCGCCCAGTTCTTCACCTGGAAGGAGCGCAAGGACTACACCTCCAACGATGTCCAGGCCGCGCTCGACCAGTACAATGACGAGAACACGCTGGGCACCGGAAACCAGCCCACCTCCACCAACGCCTTCCTCCAGGGAAATGCCTACCACACGCCGGATCACAGCCAGTTCTCGGGCATGAGCGTGATCGACATGCGCATGCACATGAATTTCGGAGAGGCCAGCAATGCCTTCTGGAACGGCAAGGATTCGGACGACAGCTACAACGACGCCACCTACAACGTCGTGTATGTGGATTCCCACGACTACGGCCCCAACAAGTCCTCCACGCGCTACGCGGGCGGTACCGATGCGTGGGCGGAGAACATGAGCCTGATGTGGACCTTCCGGGGCGTCCCGACGCTGTATTACGGCTCGGAGATCGAGTTCCAGCAAGGCAAGCCCATCGACTGCGGCCCGACGTGCGCGCTCGCCACCACCGGCCGCGCGTACTACGGGGACAACATCGAGGGGAGCGTGGTGGCCTCGGACTTCGGCACGGTGTCCACCGCCACGGGCAAGGTCGCGGAAACGCTGAACAAGCCTTTGGTGAAGCACCTCCAACGCCTCAATCAGATCCGCCGCCGCATTCCCGCGCTCCAGAAGGGCCAGTACTCGACCGACAGCGTCTCGGGCAGCATGGCCTTCAAGCGACGCTTCACGGATTCCGCCACCGGGGTGGACAGCTTCGCCCTGGTCACCGTTTCCGGAGGCGCCACCTTCACGGCCATCCCGAACGGCACCTACAAGGACGCCATCACCGGAGATGTGAAGGCGGTGAGCAACGGCACCCTGAGCGCCAGCGTGTCGGGCAAGGGGAACCTCCGGGTGTACGTGCTGGATCTCCCCGGCAACCCCGCCCCTGGGAAGATTGGCAGTGACGGGCCGTACCTGAAACCGTAA
- a CDS encoding serine/threonine protein kinase, protein MLQPPLPPDTLWPETEVGSWRLLGRAGCGTYGAVYRAVPSGQEPQEHVALKLALYPGDKRFEREAELLSRIHHPAVPRLRERGEWVGGPWGKPYPYLVMDWVEGAPLYHWARSTRPTTRQIFRLLAQLGHALQATHDVGCLHRDVKGDNVLVGPEGVLTLVDFGCGTYPGATPLTEGPLAPGTRPYRSPQALRHQRSSWRNRTPYEASPADDVYAMGVTAYRMVTGVYPPLSIEKAVRPTPCQLNPHVRPELSVLIERMLSESPRKRGSAEELAHALEAAAVNAGPEADVPFVITEQVRTQYVLPPTRRGAPSRLRELARLTPALAAVAAYVLLSFFAMQDAPTPAWAFRAGIGLEETRMAGMADAAVDASYLLPLSQWARRAPTIPVFAYDMPSRPLKHQKRPPCTRRGETEINGGCWVRLDLELPCKDGGYEWKGRCYMPMGADERPDSSRYP, encoded by the coding sequence GTGCTACAGCCCCCCCTTCCGCCTGACACCCTCTGGCCCGAAACCGAAGTCGGCAGTTGGCGACTGCTGGGCCGTGCCGGGTGTGGCACCTATGGGGCCGTCTACCGGGCCGTGCCGAGCGGGCAGGAGCCACAGGAACACGTGGCCCTCAAGCTGGCCCTCTACCCCGGGGACAAGCGTTTCGAGCGAGAAGCGGAGCTTCTGAGCCGCATCCACCACCCTGCCGTGCCGCGCCTGCGCGAGCGCGGAGAATGGGTGGGTGGGCCCTGGGGCAAGCCCTATCCGTACCTCGTCATGGACTGGGTGGAGGGAGCGCCGCTCTACCATTGGGCCCGCTCCACCCGCCCGACGACCCGTCAGATCTTCCGGCTCCTCGCCCAGCTCGGCCACGCCCTCCAGGCCACCCACGATGTGGGATGCCTTCACCGGGATGTGAAAGGCGACAATGTGCTGGTGGGGCCCGAGGGAGTGCTCACCCTCGTCGACTTCGGGTGCGGCACCTATCCGGGGGCCACCCCCCTCACCGAAGGGCCTCTCGCCCCCGGGACGCGTCCCTACCGAAGCCCTCAAGCCTTGCGGCACCAACGGTCTTCCTGGCGAAATCGGACCCCGTACGAGGCCAGTCCCGCGGATGACGTCTATGCCATGGGTGTGACGGCGTACCGGATGGTCACCGGCGTGTACCCTCCTCTGTCGATCGAGAAGGCGGTTCGGCCCACGCCCTGCCAGCTCAATCCCCATGTGCGCCCGGAGCTCTCGGTGCTCATCGAACGGATGCTGTCGGAATCCCCTCGGAAGCGGGGGAGCGCGGAAGAGCTGGCGCACGCCTTGGAAGCCGCGGCGGTGAACGCAGGCCCCGAGGCGGATGTCCCCTTTGTCATCACCGAGCAGGTCCGGACACAATACGTTCTTCCCCCCACCCGGCGGGGGGCGCCTTCGCGCTTGAGAGAGCTGGCGCGGCTCACCCCTGCCCTCGCCGCCGTGGCCGCCTACGTGCTCCTCTCCTTCTTCGCGATGCAAGATGCGCCCACCCCGGCCTGGGCGTTCCGAGCGGGCATCGGGCTGGAGGAGACCCGGATGGCGGGGATGGCGGACGCAGCGGTCGATGCCTCCTATCTCCTGCCCCTCTCACAGTGGGCGCGGCGTGCCCCAACGATTCCCGTCTTCGCCTACGACATGCCCTCCCGCCCCCTCAAGCATCAGAAGCGGCCTCCTTGCACAAGACGGGGAGAGACAGAGATCAACGGAGGGTGCTGGGTCCGCCTGGACTTGGAGTTGCCTTGCAAGGACGGCGGATACGAGTGGAAGGGCAGGTGTTACATGCCCATGGGGGCCGATGAGAGACCGGACAGCTCGCGCTATCCTTGA
- a CDS encoding class I SAM-dependent methyltransferase encodes MDYSFVADHFKFLFTRFLPEVINHSQDQDIRIGRAHYDRGNDFFGAFLGPRMVYTSGFFLSPQDSLEAAQDQKIRLVCEKLQLKKGERLLDIGCGWGTLVAFAARDYGVDATGITVAEKGAEFGNAQIAREGVSGSARVKVLDYRDIPKERYQKISCLEMAEHVGVRKFGRFMEQVYELLDDDGLFLLQIAGLRAKNGLLGFHFEDLVWGLFMNKYIFPGADASMPLSFVVENLEKAGFEIHSVENIGIHYSLTISRWYDNWMQNRAEVVKTYGEWWFRLWQVFLAWSVEIAAQGSSTAFQVVANKNLNRFNRQRWISATNLGERDLAGQSSGKKKS; translated from the coding sequence GTGGACTACAGCTTCGTCGCAGATCACTTCAAATTTCTCTTCACCCGGTTTCTGCCCGAGGTGATCAACCACTCGCAGGATCAGGACATCCGGATTGGCCGCGCTCACTACGACCGCGGCAATGACTTCTTCGGCGCCTTCCTCGGGCCGCGCATGGTGTACACCTCCGGCTTCTTCCTCTCCCCCCAGGACTCGCTCGAGGCCGCGCAGGATCAGAAGATCCGGCTCGTCTGCGAGAAGCTCCAACTGAAGAAGGGGGAGCGGCTGCTGGACATCGGTTGTGGCTGGGGAACCCTGGTGGCGTTCGCCGCGCGCGACTACGGCGTGGATGCCACGGGGATCACCGTGGCGGAGAAGGGGGCCGAGTTCGGCAACGCGCAGATCGCCCGCGAGGGCGTGTCAGGCTCCGCCCGGGTCAAGGTGCTCGACTACCGCGACATTCCCAAGGAGCGCTATCAGAAGATCTCCTGTCTGGAGATGGCCGAGCACGTGGGGGTACGCAAGTTCGGGCGCTTCATGGAGCAGGTGTACGAGTTGCTCGACGACGATGGGCTCTTCTTGCTCCAGATCGCCGGTCTGCGCGCGAAGAATGGTCTGCTGGGCTTCCACTTCGAGGACCTGGTCTGGGGCTTGTTCATGAACAAGTACATCTTCCCCGGCGCGGATGCCTCCATGCCGCTCAGCTTCGTGGTGGAGAACCTGGAGAAGGCGGGCTTCGAGATCCACTCGGTGGAGAACATCGGCATCCACTACTCGCTGACGATCTCACGCTGGTACGACAACTGGATGCAGAACCGGGCCGAGGTGGTGAAGACCTACGGGGAGTGGTGGTTCCGGTTGTGGCAGGTTTTCCTGGCTTGGTCGGTGGAGATCGCCGCGCAGGGCAGCTCCACGGCGTTCCAAGTGGTGGCCAACAAGAACCTCAACCGCTTCAACCGCCAGCGCTGGATCTCCGCCACCAACCTCGGCGAGCGGGACCTCGCAGGCCAGAGCTCGGGCAAGAAGAAGTCTTGA